One segment of Shewanella piezotolerans WP3 DNA contains the following:
- a CDS encoding response regulator transcription factor: MKRLLIIEDDVALAAILTRRMSKQGFECQQCHDASQGLLLARQFKPTHVLLDMKLEQENGLKLISPLRQLLPNVIMVLLTGYASIATAVEAIRLGADNYLAKPVDTQTLLNALSVTPVDSIVEAFQEEPLSAKRVEWEHIQQVLTANSGNVSATARQLGMHRRTLQRKLLKKPVVDHR, from the coding sequence ATGAAGCGATTACTCATTATAGAAGATGATGTTGCATTAGCAGCAATATTAACCAGACGTATGAGCAAGCAGGGGTTTGAGTGTCAGCAGTGTCACGATGCCAGCCAAGGTTTGTTGCTGGCACGTCAATTTAAACCGACTCATGTACTACTCGACATGAAGTTGGAGCAAGAAAATGGTCTTAAGTTGATCTCCCCCTTACGGCAATTACTGCCAAACGTCATTATGGTGCTGTTAACGGGTTATGCCAGCATTGCCACTGCAGTTGAAGCTATTCGTCTTGGTGCAGACAATTATTTGGCAAAACCAGTGGATACTCAAACTTTACTGAATGCACTCTCTGTAACTCCAGTAGATTCCATTGTCGAGGCTTTTCAGGAGGAGCCGTTGTCAGCTAAAAGGGTTGAGTGGGAACATATTCAGCAAGTGTTAACTGCTAATAGTGGCAATGTTTCTGCGACTGCTCGGCAGTTAGGTATGCATAGACGCACCTTGCAGCGTAAGCTTTTAAAAAAGCCTGTGGTGGACCATCGATAA
- a CDS encoding sensor histidine kinase — MINSKLKNPFTSLFNNNFGATDQLALLRIAGLLLKLGLTFFAAETFGLSLSSPVLYWGLCLEAMYLAFTFRLREPIARTESGLFIVLLLDTIFWISWLYFTGGATNAFISLLLLPIAIAAITLPKWAPWSLTLLSTVAYSLMIFSVPESQMKHHGMDMSSHYLGMWFNFLISSLVLTTSVAYIAQRMRKQDVELSFMREAQLRQEKLLALGTASAQMAHQLATPLASLRLLVDEVVEEAPTQDRNLKPILSEMDSALLRCEQTLHSLRTATESIREQKQTVLSANQLLNTLKQQVLLLMPQVKLELTLMDESNADSQVGIVTDASLLPALMSLVENAASASLAEIGEERVNVSALFANQSHRLCILVKDHGVGIPKKMHAQLGQELIESEQGMGMALLLSHASFERLGGRLLLAGLPEGGTVAEVSFPMQKSVGATT, encoded by the coding sequence TTGCTGCAGAAACCTTTGGTCTTTCGTTAAGCAGCCCCGTTTTGTATTGGGGTTTGTGCTTAGAAGCTATGTATCTGGCATTTACCTTCAGGTTGCGTGAGCCCATTGCTCGTACCGAGTCTGGGTTATTTATAGTGTTACTGCTAGACACTATTTTTTGGATCTCTTGGCTCTATTTTACCGGCGGTGCGACCAACGCATTTATCTCCTTACTGTTATTACCGATTGCAATCGCTGCAATTACGTTGCCTAAGTGGGCTCCATGGTCACTGACATTACTGTCGACAGTCGCCTATAGCTTGATGATCTTCTCAGTGCCAGAGAGCCAGATGAAGCATCATGGTATGGACATGAGCTCTCATTATTTAGGTATGTGGTTTAACTTTCTAATCTCTTCATTGGTGCTAACAACTAGTGTTGCCTACATTGCACAGCGGATGCGTAAGCAAGATGTTGAGTTAAGCTTTATGCGAGAAGCCCAGTTACGACAGGAGAAATTACTCGCTCTTGGCACTGCATCGGCTCAAATGGCACACCAGCTAGCGACACCATTGGCGAGCCTTCGTTTGTTGGTTGATGAGGTAGTAGAGGAGGCTCCAACGCAAGACAGAAACCTTAAGCCCATTTTGTCTGAGATGGACAGTGCATTGCTACGCTGTGAGCAGACTTTACATTCACTGCGTACAGCAACTGAGTCTATTAGGGAGCAAAAGCAAACAGTGCTCAGTGCCAATCAACTACTTAATACCTTAAAGCAGCAAGTGCTGCTGCTGATGCCGCAAGTGAAGTTGGAGCTAACACTAATGGATGAATCTAATGCTGATTCTCAGGTGGGCATTGTTACCGATGCTAGTTTATTGCCTGCATTGATGTCATTAGTGGAAAATGCGGCAAGCGCAAGCTTAGCTGAAATTGGAGAGGAGCGAGTGAATGTGTCTGCATTGTTCGCTAATCAAAGTCATCGACTGTGCATTTTAGTCAAAGATCATGGCGTTGGTATTCCTAAAAAAATGCATGCCCAGCTCGGACAAGAGTTAATTGAAAGCGAACAAGGTATGGGCATGGCTTTGCTGTTAAGTCATGCCAGTTTTGAGCGCTTGGGAGGGAGGCTATTATTGGCTGGGCTTCCAGAAGGAGGCACTGTTGCTGAAGTGAGTTTTCCAATGCAGAAAAGTGTAGGGGCAACGACATGA